Genomic DNA from Clostridium sp. BJN0013:
ACTGGAAGAGATAAAAAAGGCAGCTGAAATTGCAGAAGCAGATGAGTTTATCTCTGGATTTCCGGAGCAATACAATACAAAACTTGGACAGGGAGGAGTCAATTTTTCAGGAGGCCAAAAACAGAGGGTTTCCATAGCTCGTGCATTAATTAAAAAACCTGAAATACTCATACTTGATGATTGTACAAGTGCTGTAGATGCAGCAACGGAAGCTAAGATAAGAGAAAAGCTGAAAAAGTATTCTAATAATTTAACTTGTATAATAATTGCCCAGAAAATATCATCTGTAATATCTGCAGACAATATAATTGTGCTGGATGAAGGAAAATTGGTGGGTATGGGAAGACATGATGAACTTATAAAAAACTGTGAAGTTTATAAAGATATTTTTCTGTCTCAAGTTGGAAAGGAGGTAATTTAGTATATGGATGGGAAGGAGAAATATAATAAGAGTGATATAAAAATGCCTTTAGGATCGAGAAGAGGAGTAAGAGGAAGAGGAAGAGGAAGAGGAAGTATCGGTCCTGTGGAAAAACCAAAAAACTTTAAGAAAACCTTATTTAGACTTTGGAAGTATTTCGGAAGTGAAAGAAGACTTTTAGTCATAATATTCACGTCTGTAATAATAGATTCTATCATAGGGCTTCTTGGACCTTATCTCATAGGAAAGTCTATTGATGCTATGTCAGAATTGAAAGGAAAAGTGGATTTTGATATACTATCTGTAGTGGTTATATTACTTTTATTTACATATATATTAGATGGTATTTTGACTTTTTTGCAGGGATGGCTTATGGCTGGTACTGCTCAGAAAATAGTGATGAATCTTAGAAAAAGTTTATTTGACAAGCTTCAAAAATTGCCAATTTCTTTTTTTGATACTAATACTCATGGAGAGATAATGAGTAGATTAACCAATGATATAGAAAATGTAAGCTCTACTATATCGCAATCCACTACTCAGCTTATGTCAGCAGTAGTGACAGTTTTAGGATCTTTTATTATGATGCTCATTTTAAGTCCTATTTTGACTTTTGTAAGCCTTATTACAGTGCCTATGGTATTTTCCCTTACTAAAAATATAGCAAAGAATACCAGTGTATTATTTAAAAAACAACAGGTAGAACTTGGAAAGCTCAATGGACATATAGAGGAGAATATATCCGGCATCCATGTGGTAAAGGCTTTTAACCATGAACAGAAGGCCATAGAAGAATTTAAGAAAATAAATGACAGTTTAAGTCAGGTGGGATTGAAAGCTCAAATTTGGTCCGGATTTTTAATGCCTATTATGAATGTAATAAACAACATAGGTTTTGCTGCTGTAGCCGGTGTAGGGGGGGTTTTGGCTGTAAAAGATATTATAACCGTAGGAATTGTAGCCAGTTTTTTAAGTTATTCTAGACAATTTGCAAGACCATTAAACGATATAGCCAGCATATTTAATACACTTCAGTCTGCTGTTGCCGGTGCCGAGAGAGTATTTGATATATTGGATGAAAAAGAGGAGAGGGAGGATAATACTGAAGCTATAACTCTTGAAAATACAAGTGGTCAGGTTGATTTTCAAAATGTAAATTTTAGTTATAGAAAGGACGTTCCAATACTAAATAATATAAATTTTAAGATTAATCAGGGTACAAGTGTTGCCCTTGTTGGACCTACAGGAGCGGGAAAAACAACTATTGTAAACTTGCTTGCCAGGTTTTATGATGTGTCCAGTGGAAAAATTTTAATTGATGGAATAGACATAAGGAATTATACAAGAGATAGTCTCAGAAAGTGTTTTGGCATAGTTCTTCAGGATACCTATCTTTTTACAGGCACAATACTTGAAAATATTAAATATGGTAGATTGGACGCGGATTTTTTACAGGTTAAGGAGGCAGCAGAGGCAGCAGGTGCAGATCAGTTTATTGAGAAATTTCCTCATAAATATGATACTATGCTTCAGGAAGGAGGAAGTAATTTAAGCCAGGGAGAGAGGCAGCTCATAGCTATAGCAAGGGCCATACTTTCAGAGCCTTCCATACTTATTTTAGATGAAGCTACAAGCAATGTGGATACGAGAACAGAACTTAAAATACAAGAAGCTATGCGTAAACTTATATGGAGAAGAACCAGTTTTATAATTGCCCATAGACTAAGTACCATTAGAGATTCAGACATTATAATGGTAATAGACGGAGGGACGATAGCGGAGGCTGGAAATCACAATGAGCTAATGCAGAGAAAAGGAATATATTATAACATGTACTCTAATCAGATAACTAATAATTGAATAAGGTATCTCAAAGTTAACAAGTCAAATATGTCTAAAGGATGTGAGTAAAATATGTTAATAAAAATGATCAAAAATGTTAATTAATTTGTAACTCAACCGTAATATAGTTACTTTAAACTGATTGTTAAAAAGATTTTTAAGATGCCAAACATATATGGAGGTGATAAAGTGTTTAAAAAGATATGTAAGTTTATGATAACAGGCATGTTAGTTATTTTACTATTCTCCAGTGAAAGTTGTTATGCTGCAGGAGAATATAGAATTTGGAATAATAGCATTTCTACTGTAAGTAGTAATAAAATTTGGACCATTACTTTTAATAGAGATATTGATTTAGACTCTGCAAAAAATTCTATAAAAATATATGAACAGGACACTAGTACACCTTTAGAAGTTAATATTATAAATACTTCCCAAGATACAGTACAGGTTTCTCCGGCAAATTCGTACGTAGAAGGGAAAGACTATGTTCTAGTAATAGATAGCAGTCTAAAATCTATTGATGGTAAGGTATTAAACCAAGGAGTAAAATATAATTTTACAGTGGAGAAGAACAGTTCTCAGAGTCCAGCTGATATAGAAAGCTATTCACAATACTATAATGTCATAAAGAGTGCATTAGACAACTATGAAGATACTTTAATTTTAAATATAAGTAATTATGATAAAGACACATATAGTTTAGATGTTATAAACAAAATATTAATTGCTTATCCTAATCTAAGGGCAAGATATTTAAGTGCAGCAAGCAACATTGAATACACAAGTCCCACAAAAGTTACTATAAATTTTAAATATGCAGATACAAAGGAAAATTTAATAAAAAAAGAAGAAGTCGTGCAGGAAAAGGTTGATAAAATAGTCAGTACTCTAATTACTTCTGACATGAAAGATTATGAAAAGGAACTGGTACTTCATGACTATGTAGTGAATAATACTAAATATGATGAAAGGGCATATGTGGGTAATATACCGGAAGACTCCTATACAGCCTATGGGGTTTTGATAGATGGAGTTGGAGTGTGTCAGGGCTATGCAGATGCTATAGATAGACTGCTTATAGCAGCAGGTGTAGAGTGTAAGATGGTAATAGGAGATGCAAATAATGGGACTGAATGGATTGGACATGCATGGAATATAGTAAAAATACAAGGGGAGTATTATCAGTTAGATTCTACCTGGGATGATCCTGTTACTAGTGATGGTTCGAATAGGCTTTCTTACTCCTATTTTAACATAACCGATGATCAGATTGCCAAAAATCATAGGTGGAATACAGATGATTATCCTGAATGTACCAGCACCGAATACAGTTTTGACAACCTTGATGTAATAGAGAAGGATGCTTATGATAATGATATAAAAGTTGTTGATAATTATAATGATTTTTATAGTGCAGTAGAAGAGGCATTATCATAAGGGGAAAAGTCTGTAAGTGTAAAAATATTAAATTATGATTCAAGTCAGTATAATATATCACAGACTTTAAACAGAATATGCAGGAAGTATAACATTTCAGATGGAGTTACTATAACTACTTATTCAGATGAAATTTCAGGTGCAAAATATGTAAGTATAGTGAAATCCTAGCTGCTTTTTAACGTACAGTATCAAATCTAATAATATTTACAATGAAGATTGCTAAAATTATAGTGATGATTACAAATTTTTTTAAAATTCTTATTGACAAGTAAAAAAAAGAAGTATATATTAAAGCTATAGTTAAAAGTTAATAATATGCTTTCGGGGCAGGGTGAAATTCCCGATCGGCGGTATAGTCCGCGAGCTGATTATCAGCAGGAACTGGTTAGATTCCAGTACCGACAGTAAAAGTCTGGATGGAGAAAGTGGAAGGTTTTTGTATATACTTTATTGTATATGTTAAATTGCTTTTGTTGTGTTTATTATCCCCCTGAAGGTTTTTGAGGGGGTTTTTTGCATGGGAGAAATATTAGAGACAGTGATAAGTATAGAACTTATTTAGAGGGCATGGCAGTTTATCTTCCATATTGAAGAAGCTGGGTACTGGCAATGTTAGCTTGCACATAAAAATCTATAAAGTCAGTATGAGTTTTACGTCTTGACTTGTAAAATTCATATTAAGAGTAATAATATTTTTTATAAAGTGGAGGAATTCAATTTTATGAATTATGACAATAAAGATGAACATTATATGAAAATTGCTTTAGATTTGGCATTAAAAGGAGAAGGTTTTGTGAATCCAAATCCACAGGTGGGGGCTGTTATAGTAAAAGAGGGTAAAATAGTAGGAAAGGGTTATCACAAATTTTATGGAGGACCTCATGCAGAGGTATATGCATTGAAAGAAGCAGGAGATAAAGCAGTAGACGGGCAGATATATGTAACTTTGGAGCCTTGTTCCCATTATGGAAAAACTCCACCTTGTGCAGAAGCTATAGCAAAAGCAGGGATAAAAAAAGTAGTGGTTGCATTAAAGGATCCCAATCCACTAGTATCAGGCCGGGGGATAAAGTTTTTAAGGGATAGGGGAATAGAAGTGGTTACAGGCGTTTTAGAAAAAGAAGCCTTAAATATAAATGAAATATTTATAAAATATATCAGTGAAAAGCTTCCTTTTGTCATATTAAAATCTGCAATAACTTTAGATGGTAAAATAGCAACTGTTACAGGACAGTCAAAGTGGATAACCTGTGAAGAATCCAGAAATCTTGTTCATCACATAAGAAATAGAGTTATGGCAATTGGGGTGGGTATAGGTACCATACTTTCGGATAATCCTCTTTTAACTACAAGACTTGAGAAAAAATGTAAAAGCCCTATAGCTGTAATTTTGGATTCCAAGTTAAGGATACCTCTGGGCTGTAAGATTTTTGATACGCTTAAATATAGGAAAATCATAATAGCTTGCACAGAGGAACATGATATGCTTAAAAAGCATGAAATCGAAAAAATGGGAGTAGATGTAATTATTTGTCCTAAAGATGAATTTGGTCATATAAATTTAAAGATTTTAATAGAAAAGTTAGGGGATATTGGCATAGATAGTTTACTTATAGAAGGAGGGGGCACATTGAATTTTTCCGCCTTAAATTCAGGAATTGTAGATAAAATTGTTTATTTTATAGCACCTAAAATTATAGGTGGATTAGAGGCCAAAACTTCCGTAGAGGGAAAAGGTATTGAAGATTTAAACAATGCAGTTAAATTAAAAAATATTAGTTATTCAAAATCAGGGGAGGATATGGTAGTTCAAGGATATGTAGAAAAATAATTTAAAGATGGGGAGGGGAATATTTGTTTACAGGTTTAGTAGAGGAAATTGGACAAGTGATGGGAATAAAAAATGGAGAAAATTCTTCTAAAATAACTATCTCTTCCAGGAAAGTTTTAGAAGAAGTCAAATTAGGAGACAGTATAGCTGTAAATGGAGCCTGCCTTACAGTAACAAGTTTTACAGGAAATTCTTTTACAGTAGATGTAATGGCTGAAACACTAAGAAAAAGTAACTTAAAACTTTTAAAAAGAAACAGTAGTGTAAATTTAGAAAGAGCAGTTATGATAGGTGAAAGACTGGGAGGACATATAGTAACAGGCCATATAGATGGAATTTGCAAAGTAAAGGATATAAAAAAAGAAGATATAGCCACCTGGCTTATTATAAAACCTCCTTTGGAATTATTGAAATATATGGTTTCAAAAGGCTCCATATCTTTAGATGGAGTAAGCCTTACTATAGCAGAGGTGTATGAAGACTGTATTAGTGTATCATTAATCCCGCATACTAAAGCACAAACTATTCTTCAATATAAAAGTGTGGGGGATGAAATAAATGTAGAATGTGATTTAATAGGAAAATATATTGAAAATTTTATTTTAAGAAGAGAGAAAAAGCCCTCAAAAAATTCCAATATAACAGAAGAATTGTTAAAAGAAAATGGATTTTTTTAAAACAAAAATTAAATTTGTGTTGTGATTAAAGTAACATAATTAATAAAATGTAAATATAGTTTATTCTAATGGCATTTTTAAAAGAGGAGTTGAAAATAATGAGTAATAAATTTAATAGTATTGAAGAG
This window encodes:
- the ribD gene encoding bifunctional diaminohydroxyphosphoribosylaminopyrimidine deaminase/5-amino-6-(5-phosphoribosylamino)uracil reductase RibD gives rise to the protein MNYDNKDEHYMKIALDLALKGEGFVNPNPQVGAVIVKEGKIVGKGYHKFYGGPHAEVYALKEAGDKAVDGQIYVTLEPCSHYGKTPPCAEAIAKAGIKKVVVALKDPNPLVSGRGIKFLRDRGIEVVTGVLEKEALNINEIFIKYISEKLPFVILKSAITLDGKIATVTGQSKWITCEESRNLVHHIRNRVMAIGVGIGTILSDNPLLTTRLEKKCKSPIAVILDSKLRIPLGCKIFDTLKYRKIIIACTEEHDMLKKHEIEKMGVDVIICPKDEFGHINLKILIEKLGDIGIDSLLIEGGGTLNFSALNSGIVDKIVYFIAPKIIGGLEAKTSVEGKGIEDLNNAVKLKNISYSKSGEDMVVQGYVEK
- a CDS encoding ABC transporter ATP-binding protein translates to MDGKEKYNKSDIKMPLGSRRGVRGRGRGRGSIGPVEKPKNFKKTLFRLWKYFGSERRLLVIIFTSVIIDSIIGLLGPYLIGKSIDAMSELKGKVDFDILSVVVILLLFTYILDGILTFLQGWLMAGTAQKIVMNLRKSLFDKLQKLPISFFDTNTHGEIMSRLTNDIENVSSTISQSTTQLMSAVVTVLGSFIMMLILSPILTFVSLITVPMVFSLTKNIAKNTSVLFKKQQVELGKLNGHIEENISGIHVVKAFNHEQKAIEEFKKINDSLSQVGLKAQIWSGFLMPIMNVINNIGFAAVAGVGGVLAVKDIITVGIVASFLSYSRQFARPLNDIASIFNTLQSAVAGAERVFDILDEKEEREDNTEAITLENTSGQVDFQNVNFSYRKDVPILNNINFKINQGTSVALVGPTGAGKTTIVNLLARFYDVSSGKILIDGIDIRNYTRDSLRKCFGIVLQDTYLFTGTILENIKYGRLDADFLQVKEAAEAAGADQFIEKFPHKYDTMLQEGGSNLSQGERQLIAIARAILSEPSILILDEATSNVDTRTELKIQEAMRKLIWRRTSFIIAHRLSTIRDSDIIMVIDGGTIAEAGNHNELMQRKGIYYNMYSNQITNN
- a CDS encoding riboflavin synthase — translated: MFTGLVEEIGQVMGIKNGENSSKITISSRKVLEEVKLGDSIAVNGACLTVTSFTGNSFTVDVMAETLRKSNLKLLKRNSSVNLERAVMIGERLGGHIVTGHIDGICKVKDIKKEDIATWLIIKPPLELLKYMVSKGSISLDGVSLTIAEVYEDCISVSLIPHTKAQTILQYKSVGDEINVECDLIGKYIENFILRREKKPSKNSNITEELLKENGFF
- a CDS encoding transglutaminase domain-containing protein, with amino-acid sequence MFKKICKFMITGMLVILLFSSESCYAAGEYRIWNNSISTVSSNKIWTITFNRDIDLDSAKNSIKIYEQDTSTPLEVNIINTSQDTVQVSPANSYVEGKDYVLVIDSSLKSIDGKVLNQGVKYNFTVEKNSSQSPADIESYSQYYNVIKSALDNYEDTLILNISNYDKDTYSLDVINKILIAYPNLRARYLSAASNIEYTSPTKVTINFKYADTKENLIKKEEVVQEKVDKIVSTLITSDMKDYEKELVLHDYVVNNTKYDERAYVGNIPEDSYTAYGVLIDGVGVCQGYADAIDRLLIAAGVECKMVIGDANNGTEWIGHAWNIVKIQGEYYQLDSTWDDPVTSDGSNRLSYSYFNITDDQIAKNHRWNTDDYPECTSTEYSFDNLDVIEKDAYDNDIKVVDNYNDFYSAVEEALS